In the genome of Erpetoichthys calabaricus chromosome 13, fErpCal1.3, whole genome shotgun sequence, the window gctggtgtCCGTGGCTAACACCAGGGGCACCTGGACATTTACAGGGCCCTATTTGagagcacttctgccacacccggaagtgctgccagaagaagctcgttgggcacctggagtccttccgggtgccctataaaaggagccattcaccaccactcaagggctggagtcaggaggaggaggaggattggaggcggatggactggcaGCAGAGAAGGGAGTGGGTTGGGTTTGGTGAGCCTTTTGTCTTGGTGATTTTTGCGCtgaattgtaaataaattatgtTATGTGTGGTAATTATATCATTATAtccatattaattttaatatggaTATCATAGTGGTTGGGGCTGCTGCCTCATATATTCAGCATCTTGCATTCACAGCACAAGTCTGGTCCCTATGTCTTCATGAACGTTTCACTAGTACTCCTAGTTttatcccacatcccaaaaatatcTCTGCTAAAAGAATTGGCACCTACAACTTGGTTTCATTTTGGGTGTGGGTATTAGTGTTTCCTGCTATAGACTGGTATTCTTTTATGAATTTCTTTGTGCCAAGTGCTGCCCAGTTCTGCCAGGATATGTTCACTCCCTGCacccctaaattggattaaatcactttgaacgtggcatgttCTGCAATAACTGTATGTGTTAACTGTCTAGATAAGAATGAAATAATTGACTATAGAAATAATTGACTATCACTGATGTCAAACCAGAAGagatgactatccatccatccatccatttctgtttAATGCAGCTCAAACTCATGAGGGTCAAAGCCTATTCACAGCTTTTTGGGCTTTTGGGCTATGAGGCCACACCATTTCACAACCATATTTCCTATATGAAGACATGAAACACATAATATAATATGTAAGAGCCATCTTCTTAAGTAAGGAACTTGTCACTTCTGTGAAATCACATCAAATGCgcattgctgaaattcttttaaaaatgaccAACAGAAGACTAGCATTTGACCAGTGATATTGTGATAAATTAGAGTGCGATGAAAAGTTAAGTGCACATGAATAAattatcatttattaattttccttCTGCCACTTTCCTTTCTACCCAATCATAGGGGCTGACCTTTGGAAAAACAATTTGCCACTGACATCAACATTTAACATCAGGTCTCAGGAGGAGGTTGGACATTTTGCACCTTGGAGAGGGTGACGGGGATTCGGCTCTCTCCGGGTGTGGGGGCCTTGGTAATTGGGTGCGCCGATGCTTGTAGTTCCGCTATTCTCTCCTTAAACTTTTGCTGCAGATAAGTCTCCTCTTTAGAGTAACTTTTAGCAAAGGCAGACATCAGAAGGCAGACTGCCATCAGGGTTCCTCCAACGCAGAACAGAATGGCCCCGGCAAGCTTGCAGATGTCTAGAGCTTTGTTAAACTGGATTGCATGACTGTCGACGAAAAGTAATTCATCTTCCCCAAAGGCTTCAATCTTTGGTGGTACGACATAGCCAACTGTGATGACTATCAGGCCCGTTAAGAGAATGATGG includes:
- the nrsn1 gene encoding neurensin-1, with translation MRSCSEICASEKVEHAQSAAEGNYRRYGVRSYLHQFYEDCTASIWEHDEDFQIQRSPSRWSSVLWKVGLMSGTIILLTGLIVITVGYVVPPKIEAFGEDELLFVDSHAIQFNKALDICKLAGAILFCVGGTLMAVCLLMSAFAKSYSKEETYLQQKFKERIAELQASAHPITKAPTPGESRIPVTLSKVQNVQPPPET